One window of Cervus elaphus chromosome 2, mCerEla1.1, whole genome shotgun sequence genomic DNA carries:
- the LOC122674163 gene encoding pregnancy-associated glycoprotein 2-like, which produces MKWLVLLRLVALSECIVIIPLTKMKIKQEPIREKQLQEKFLDEQSHSLSQNSHPDHKFSSHGLRNFQNMVYFGKISIGTPPQEFQVNFDTGSSDLWVPSVDCQSPSCSKHKRFNPQKSTTFRHLDQKIRLSYGSGSMNGVLGCDTIQIGNLVIVNQTFGLSQNQSSGILEQVPYDGLLGLAYPSLAVQGTTPVFDNLKNQRVISEPVFAFYLSSQPGNSSVVMFGGVDHTYHKGKIQWVPVTRTSFWQVAMSSISINGNVVGCSQGCQAIVDTGTSSLVGPTHLVTNILKLINPKPILDDKQVLLCDAIKSLPVLLLTINGIIYTVPPHYYVQQISQEICFSSFQGGTELLNPSETSETWILGDVFLRLYFSVYDRGNNRIGLAPAA; this is translated from the exons ATGAAGTGGCTTGTGCTCCTCAGGCTGGTGGCCCTCTCAGAGTGCATAGTCAT AATCCCTCTAACGAAGATGAAGATCAAGCAAGAACCTATCAGGGAAAAACAGTTGCAGGAAAAATTCCTGGATGAACAATCTCACAGCCTGTCCCAGAATTCTCATCCTGACCACAAATTCTCTTCTCACGGACTGAGGAATTTCCAGAAT ATGGTCTACTTTGGTAAGATCAGCATTGGAACACCTCCTCAAGAGTTCCAGGTCAACTTTGACACCGGCTCATCTGACTTGTGGGTGCCCTCTGTCGACTGCCAAAGTCCCTCCTGCT CAAAACACAAGAGATTCAACCCTCAGAAGTCCACCACCTTCCGGCATTTGGACCAGAAAATCAGGCTCAGCTACGGCTCTGGGAGTATGAACGGAGTTCTTGGCTGTGACACCATTCAG ATCGGGAACCTTGTCATTGTGAACCAGACTTTTGGCTTGAGCCAGAATCAGTCCAGTGGGATCCTGGAACAAGTACCTTATGATGGCCTCCTGGGCTTGGCCTACCCCAGCCTCGCCGTCCAAGGTACCACCCCAGTCTTCGACAACCTGAAGAATCAAAGAGTCATTTCTGAGCCAGTCTTTGCCTTCTACTTGAGCTC CCAGCCAGGAAACAGCAGCGTGGTGATGTTTGGTGGGGTGGACCACACCTACCACAAGGGGAAAATCCAGTGGGTACCGGTGACCCGAACCAGCTTCTGGCAGGTAGCCATGAGCAG CATCTCCATAAACGGGAATGTGGTTGGTTGTTCCCAAGGATGTCAGGCCATTGTGGATACTGGGACCTCGTCGCTGGTTGGGCCAACTCACCTGGTCACCAACATCCTGAAGCTCATCAACCCCAAGCCTATCCTGGATGACAAG CAAGTGCTTTTATGTGATGCCATCAAAAGCCTGCCTGTGCTCCTCCTCACCATCAACGGCATCATCTACACTGTGCCCCCTCATTACTACGTCCAGCAG atttctcaggagatctGCTTTAGCAGCTTTCAGGGGGGCACAGAGCTCTTGAACCCTTCGGAAACCTCAGAGACCTGGATCCTGGGTGATGTCTTCCTGAGGCTGTACTTCTCAGTTTATGACCGAGGAAATAACAGGATTGGCCTGGCTCCTGCAGCATAA